Proteins encoded by one window of Rhodamnia argentea isolate NSW1041297 chromosome 6, ASM2092103v1, whole genome shotgun sequence:
- the LOC115756248 gene encoding heparanase-like protein 1 yields MESKVGLGLVSLLLLSWLLSSSSSSLADDVKVAVKGEAAIATTDESFICATLDWWPSGKCDYGQCPWGLAGILNLDLDNKILSNAIKVFNPLRIRVGGSLQDQVVYEHTHSYNKKCPKFEKEDGGMFGFSEGCLRTERWDQLNHLFNQTGALVTFGLNALNGRTRSKQSDNLFVGKWKNGNARHLMRYTHHKGYKIDSYELGNELCGSGVSGKLTAEQYAEDIVKMKKFLTKLYPDQASRPKVLGPAGFYDRKWFETFLKATGPGVVDGVTHHLYNLGAGVDPTLIDKVQDPSYLDQIDKTYNDVSDTVQKFGPWTAPWVGEAGGAYNSGGKDVSNTFANGFWYLDQLGMASKFNHKVFCRQALIGGNYALLNTTTFIPNPDFYGALLWHRLMGKEVLSTTHNGSPYLRAYAHCSRNTPGVTVVLINMSNSTSFDVSIVDDPNSSPSNQKKVSSGGHAQREEYHLTPKDGNIRSDVLLLNGTPLKLTNSSDIPELNPTSVDASQPIHMAADSIVFARLQGFNAAACCKK; encoded by the exons ATGGAGTCCAAGGTAGGGCTAGGTCtggtttctcttcttctcctctcctGGCTGctctcgtcgtcgtcgtcgtctttaGCAGATGATGTGAAGGTGGCGGTGAAAGGGGAGGCCGCCATTGCTACGACAGATGAGAGCTTCATATGCGCCACCTTGGACTGGTGGCCCTCCGGCAAGTGTGACTATGGTCAATGTCCTTGGGGATTGGCCGGCATTCTCAATCTg GATTTAGACAACAAGATCCTTTCCAATGCTATTAAAG TGTTCAACCCTCTGAGAATACGGGTCGGAGGCTCGTTGCAAGACCAGGTCGTGTACGAGCACACGCACTCGTACAACAAGAAATGCCCCAAGTTCGAGAAGGAGGACGGCGGAATGTTCGGGTTCAGCGAGGGTTGCCTCCGGACGGAGAGATGGGACCAGCTCAATCACTTGTTCAACCAAACAGG TGCTCTGGTAACATTTGGCTTGAACGCCCTCAATGGGAGGACGAGGTCCAAGCAATCCGACAACCTTTTCGTCGGGAAGTGGAAGAACGGCAACGCCCGCCATCTGATGCGGTACACTCACCACAAAGGTTACAAGATCGATTCGTATGAGCTAG GAAATGAGCTGTGTGGATCCGGGGTCTCTGGGAAACTGACGGCTGAACAGTACGCGGAAGACATTGTTAAGATGAAGAAATTCCTGACCAAATTGTACCCCGACCAGGCGTCCCGGCCCAAGGTTCTGGGTCCTGCCGGGTTCTACGACAGGAAATGGTTCGAGACCTTCCTAAAGGCCACTGGACCGGGCGTCGTCGATGGAGTGACCCACCACCTATACAATCTCGGCGCAG GTGTCGACCCCACGCTAATCGACAAGGTTCAAGATCCATCTTACCTAGATCAGATCGATAAGACATACAATGATGTCTCGGACACAGTCCAGAAATTCGGGCCTTGGACCGCACCGTGGGTCGGGGAAGCTGGAGGGGCTTATAACAGTGGAGGCAAAGATGTATCAAATACCTTCGCCAATGGCTTCTG GTACTTGGACCAGCTAGGGATGGCATCCAAATTCAACCACAAGGTATTCTGCAGACAAGCCTTGATTGGAGGGAACTATGCTCTTCTCAACACCACAACCTTCATTCCAAACCCGGATTTTTACGG AGCGCTTTTGTGGCATCGCCTCATGGGAAAGGAGGTTCTTTCAACCACTCACAATGGCTCGCCGTACTTGCGCGCATATGCTCATTGTTCAAGGAACACG CCTGGGGTGACCGTGGTTCTGATCAACATGTCGAACTCGACCTCCTTTGACGTGTCCATAGTCGATGATCCGAACTCGAGTCCCAGTAACCAGAAGAAGGTATCTTCAGGTGGTCATGCCCAAAGAGAGGAGTATCACTTGACGCCAAAAGACGGCAATATTCGAAGTGATGTGCTGCTTCTCAATGGGACCCCGCTGAAGCTCACCAACTCATCCGACATTCCCGAACTTAATCCGACCTCTGTGGACGCATCGCAACCAATCCACATGGCAGCCGATTCCATCGTCTTTGCAAGGCTGCAAGGCTTCAACGCTGCTGCAT
- the LOC115727905 gene encoding probable leucine-rich repeat receptor-like protein kinase At1g35710 isoform X1, whose translation MARFPLAILAILVSPLLFSALALSKTLKRDVKALNEIKASLGWRVVYSWVGDDPCGDGDLPPWSGVTCSSQGDYRVVTELEVYAVSIVGPFPTAVTNLLDLTRLDLHNNKLTGPIPPQIGRLKRLKTLNLRWNKLQDVIPPEIGELKSLTHLYLSFNSFKGEIPAELANLPELRYLYLQENRLTGRIPPGLCILPNLRHLDIGNNHLVGTLRELTRNEGCFPALRNFYLNNNYFTGGIPAQLANVTNLEILYLSYNKMSGIIPAEIARIPKLTFLYLDHNQFSGRIPDAFYKHPFLKEMYIEGNSFRPGVKPIGVHRVLELSDSEFLF comes from the exons ATGGCGCGCTTCCCGCTGGCGATTCTTGCGATCCTCGTCTCGCCGTTGTTGTTCTCCGCACTCGCTCTCTCCAAAACCCTCAAGCGCGACG TGAAGGCATTGAATGAAATTAAGGCGTCACTTGGGTGGAGGGTGGTGTACTCATGGGTCGGGGATGATCCTTGTGGCGACGGTGATCTGCCGCCTTGGTCTGGCGTGACGTGCTCCTCTCAGGGAGATTATAGGGTTGTGACCGAATT GGAGGTTTATGCAGTCTCAATAGTAGGGCCTTTTCCAACAGCTGTTACCAATTTGCTGGATCTGACAAGGCT GGATCTCCATAACAACAAATTGACAGGGCCTATTCCTCCTCAGATTGGACGGTTGAAGCGTCTCAAAACACT TAACTTACGATGGAATAAGCTGCAAGATGTGATTCCTCCAGAGATTGGTGAACTGAAGAGCCTGACACATTT ATATCTTAGCTTCAATAGCTTTAAGGGAGAAATTCCTGCAGAACTTGCTAATCTTCCTGAACTTCGATATCTCTATTTGCAAGAGAACCGTTTGACGGGGCGAATTCCGCCAGGATTGTGCATCTTGCCAAATCTGCGTCACCT GGATATTGGTAACAATCATTTGGTAGGTACTTTGAGGGAACTGACACGAAATGAAGGCTGCTTTCCGGCCTTGAGGAACTT TTATCTGAATAACAACTATTTTACTGGAGGTATTCCAGCACAGCTTGCTAATGTCACCAACTTGGAGATTTT GTATTTATCCTACAACAAAATGTCAGGAATTATACCAGCCGAAATTGCTCGTATTCCTAAACTAACATTCTT ATATTTGGATCACAATCAATTTTCCGGAAGAATTCCTGATGCTTTCTACAAACACCCGTTCTTGAAAGAAAT GTACATCGAAGGAAACTCATTCCGACCAGGTGTAAAGCCAATCGGAGTTCACCGAGTTCTTGAACTTTCTGACTCGGAATTTCTGTTTTAG
- the LOC115727905 gene encoding probable leucine-rich repeat receptor-like protein kinase At1g35710 isoform X2 — protein sequence MARFPLAILAILVSPLLFSALALSKTLKRDVKALNEIKASLGWRVVYSWVGDDPCGDGDLPPWSGVTCSSQGDYRVVTELEVYAVSIVGPFPTAVTNLLDLTRLDLHNNKLTGPIPPQIGRLKRLKTLYLSFNSFKGEIPAELANLPELRYLYLQENRLTGRIPPGLCILPNLRHLDIGNNHLVGTLRELTRNEGCFPALRNFYLNNNYFTGGIPAQLANVTNLEILYLSYNKMSGIIPAEIARIPKLTFLYLDHNQFSGRIPDAFYKHPFLKEMYIEGNSFRPGVKPIGVHRVLELSDSEFLF from the exons ATGGCGCGCTTCCCGCTGGCGATTCTTGCGATCCTCGTCTCGCCGTTGTTGTTCTCCGCACTCGCTCTCTCCAAAACCCTCAAGCGCGACG TGAAGGCATTGAATGAAATTAAGGCGTCACTTGGGTGGAGGGTGGTGTACTCATGGGTCGGGGATGATCCTTGTGGCGACGGTGATCTGCCGCCTTGGTCTGGCGTGACGTGCTCCTCTCAGGGAGATTATAGGGTTGTGACCGAATT GGAGGTTTATGCAGTCTCAATAGTAGGGCCTTTTCCAACAGCTGTTACCAATTTGCTGGATCTGACAAGGCT GGATCTCCATAACAACAAATTGACAGGGCCTATTCCTCCTCAGATTGGACGGTTGAAGCGTCTCAAAACACT ATATCTTAGCTTCAATAGCTTTAAGGGAGAAATTCCTGCAGAACTTGCTAATCTTCCTGAACTTCGATATCTCTATTTGCAAGAGAACCGTTTGACGGGGCGAATTCCGCCAGGATTGTGCATCTTGCCAAATCTGCGTCACCT GGATATTGGTAACAATCATTTGGTAGGTACTTTGAGGGAACTGACACGAAATGAAGGCTGCTTTCCGGCCTTGAGGAACTT TTATCTGAATAACAACTATTTTACTGGAGGTATTCCAGCACAGCTTGCTAATGTCACCAACTTGGAGATTTT GTATTTATCCTACAACAAAATGTCAGGAATTATACCAGCCGAAATTGCTCGTATTCCTAAACTAACATTCTT ATATTTGGATCACAATCAATTTTCCGGAAGAATTCCTGATGCTTTCTACAAACACCCGTTCTTGAAAGAAAT GTACATCGAAGGAAACTCATTCCGACCAGGTGTAAAGCCAATCGGAGTTCACCGAGTTCTTGAACTTTCTGACTCGGAATTTCTGTTTTAG
- the LOC115727328 gene encoding CLAVATA3/ESR (CLE)-related protein 9, producing the protein MKRPSSSSSSSTPGNNSATAAKFLVLTLLLFLHPVMSMPAATSAATSAAISRSSDSYGKSWRSHDSQPHHLRHHHSCDPSSRHENLPHYSYSLCFHLERIRRHQPPPPPDEIDPRYGVDKRLVPSGPNPLHN; encoded by the coding sequence ATGAAGAGACCttcctcttcgtcttcttcgtcaACCCCCGGCAACAACTCTGCGACTGCAGCCAAGTTCTTGGTCTTGACCCTGCTTCTCTTCCTCCACCCCGTGATGTCAATGCCGGCGGCAACTTCGGCGGCAACTTCGGCGGCCATCTCCCGCTCTTCCGATTCCTATGGTAAATCTTGGAGGAGCCACGACAGCCAGCCCCACCACCTCCGCCACCATCATTCTTGCGATCCCTCCTCCCGCCACGAAAACCTGCCGCATTACTCTTATTCTCTGTGCTTCCATCTCGAAAGAATCCGCCGCCACCagcccccgccgccgcccgaCGAGATTGACCCGAGATACGGCGTCGACAAGAGGCTCGTCCCCTCCGGCCCTAACCCTCTTCACAACTGA
- the LOC115728820 gene encoding anaphase-promoting complex subunit 13-like produces the protein MAELSMGMLIDIVDEEWMRDTLPDDDLPLPPVLLVRNEDVEDSNQGTQQADGDSWHDLALNTQ, from the exons ATGGCAGAATTAAGCATGGGTATGCTCATAGATATTGTGGATGAGGAATGGATGAGAGACACTCTGCCCGATGATG ATCTTCCCTTACCGCCTGTGTTGCTTGTTCGAAATGAAGATGTTGAAGATTCGA ATCAGGGTACTCAACAAGCTGATGGAGATTCTTGGCATGATCTTGCTTTAAACACCCAGTGA